TGTGCCCCAATTGTTTTAGCCATTCGTATCCGTCGCCGGTAGAGCCGGTTTTGGGATAAGATTTTCCTCCTGTTGCGATAATGTAATTATCGGCAACAATCTCTTCATTATTTTTCAAAATTATTTTTTCTATTTTATTTTTATCCAAATTTGTGATGATTTTTTTAACCGGAGAATTGAGTTTTATTTCCACTCTGGAAGTTTTTAAGTATTTTTTTAGGCAATCGGCAACATCTCTGGATTTATCTGAAACGGGGAATACCCTTTGTCCTCTTTCTGTTTTTGTTTTTACTCCGTGAGTTTCAAAAAAAGTTATTATATCTTTATTGGAAAATTTATTTAAAGCAGAATACAAAAATTTTCCATTTTGGCCATATGCGTTTATTATATTTTTCAAATCTTCTTCCGCGGTTGTGATATTACATCTTCCTTTGCCAGTAACTAATAATTTTATTCCCAAATGTTCGTTTTTTTCAATCAAAACAACACGAGAACCGAGCTCTCCCGCGCGTCCCGCCGCCATCATTCCGGCTGGTCCGCCTCCAATAATAGCCAAGTTGAATTTGTTATTCGGCATAAATTATTTTTGGATTAAAGTTTTTTTGTTTACACCTATTACGCAAAGAGCGAAGCGATTTCGCTACAACGTTTCAGTATATGCGATGTTTTGCGGATGATATAATACGCCGAAGGCGAATCACCCCCAAATATGGGTGGAGGCTTTTGGATAAAAGCCGTAACCGGATACTCGTTGTTAGCTGATGTATTCCTTTTCTTTTTTTCTGATAAGAAAACTTGTTTTAAAAAATTTTAAAATTTCTTTTTCCGTTTTGGATTTTGGGTAGAGGGGTCAGGGGTGAATGCCAAAAATTAAAAACTCAACATCTTTTATCCATGAAGAAAAATATTTAAGCAGATCAATTTTTATTAAGTGACTTTGGAATAAAATCATTTTTTTCTAACATATTTACAACTCCACGAAGTAAATAATTATTAGAAAAACTAATTGTATATGTGCGCCCACTTTCTTTAAGCGACATAAGCATTCCTTTTTCTTTAAGTTTTTTTATTATTCTTGATATTTGAACTGCGGATTTTTCTCTAATTATTTTTTTAATGTCGGCCGACTTAACGGCCATTCGCTTGTTGTTTATTACTCCTCGTAATATTTCAAATTCTCTATGTGTAATATTTTCATGTTCAAGTGAAAATTGAATAGATGGCAATAAAATTGATTTGACTAAGTAATCCTTATCAAGGAGTCTGTCAATTTTTTCCATTTCTGTTTTTAATCCATTTAATACATATTCGCACCATTGAAGAGTTTTTATTCTCTCGCCTGAGTCAGCCAAAGATAGCATTTCATAGTATTTATCTCTATCCATGCAAAATATTGCAGTAGGATTAAGAATCCTTCCATTTTTTACCTGAAAACCTTGTTTTATTAGCATGGCATATGTAAACATTCTAACTGCACGTCCATTTCCATTATCAAATGGATGGATCCATGCCATTCTATGATGGGAAAGAGCTGCGATAAGAAGATCGTGCTGTGGATCTGCTTGTTGGTTTATAAATTTAACCAATTCATCCATGTAAGATTGGATGTGAACTTGGTCGGGTGGAATATGTTTTGATTTTTGAATTATTACATTAATTTGGCGGAAATTACCTGGGTAATTTGATCCTTCCCCTCTGGGTGGGGGAGTTAATTTGTTGACCAGGATTTTGTGTATTTCAGATATATGGGCTCTATCTATTTTACCACCTATGGAGATATTTTTTTCTATAAATTCGATAGCATTATCAATATTAAATATTTCCTGAATTTTTTCATCATTTGTTTTTTTGTTTGGTATTTCAATTACCTTTTCTACGAATTCTGCTAGCGTCGTGCGGTTTCCTTCTATACGAGCAGAGCCCAAACTTTCAAACATCTGAAAGATATTTTTTAATTGAAAAAAAATGTACGGTGGAGCACTTCCGCTTAACTTTTTTACTCGTAAATGCTCCAAACCTATTATAGTTTTTGTCAGCGAAGAGCCATAATCAGGTTCGTAGAGTTCTAGTGGAATAATAGAATTTATTAGTTTTTTATCATTAGTCATATTCATTATTTAACATTTATATTGTATAATTGGCTAATTTAAGCTTTATATTATAGATGTATCATATCTAATTATTTAACAAATGTCAAATTAAGATTTATCAAATAATGGTCTACCTAGGAAAAAGAGGGATGATATATTCTCCTCTATAATTAATGAAAAAGAAAGAATTTTATTTTACATATGTTACGAGTATCCGAAGTTTTTCTTCCGCTCCGCTACAGAAAAACTTCGGTGGAGGCTTTTGTAAAAAGCCGTAACCAGACATACCGTGTTATATGATGTATGTTTTTCTTTTTGTCTCGCTTCAGTGAGACCACTTTTCTGTAATGAACAAATTTTATTTTTTTAGGTTAATTAGTTAATAGCTTCCCAATATTTTATCAGTCCCTTTTCATTTTTTAAAACTTTTTCCATTTGTATGATAATCTCGTTTTTATGTTTATTGATATCGAGCGGATAAATAGAAGCTAACGGCAACAATAGTTCAGTTGATTTTTTATAACCCGCTGCCAATTCGGCATAACCTTGCTCCTGAAAATACATAGAGGCGAATTCGCGGCCTAAATATATTTTTTGAGAAAACTCAATAACATCCGATCCTTCTTTCAAATTTTTAATATATCTTGCCATGATATCCAGCGATTCATTAACCGTGCCCTTCATTTTTAACATCAAATCTTTATCGCTTATTTTATTTCCATCGGGCGTAAACCAAAAAACCGTGTGTGTCAGCCCGAAACCGACAGGACAACTTATTTTTGGATCGGTACGATTAACATCCTGCGGGTCGGGAATTATGGCAAATAATTCTTTTTTACTATATCCCTCAATTACATTGTAATCATTGTGGCAGGGTGAACCGGAAGTGCCGAGCGGAATATCGGAAGAAATTATTTGTTTATATTCATCCATCGGCGGATTCAAAAAATATGTCTTCAAATCACCGCCAAGTTCTTTAGTTTTGGGCCACCATGCACCCATGCCATCGTTAAAAAATCTGGATATTCTAACATGGGGAGTAAATCCAAGATTGCTGGCTGCCGTCAGTAAAATATCCGTTGATCCGTTAGCCAAACTAGCCATTGTGCCGCCGTTCGCACCATTCGGCCAATAATAATTGAAACTAATCGCGTTTCCCTGATAAACAAAAACTT
The nucleotide sequence above comes from Parcubacteria group bacterium CG10_big_fil_rev_8_21_14_0_10_36_14. Encoded proteins:
- a CDS encoding cell filamentation protein Fic; the protein is MTNDKKLINSIIPLELYEPDYGSSLTKTIIGLEHLRVKKLSGSAPPYIFFQLKNIFQMFESLGSARIEGNRTTLAEFVEKVIEIPNKKTNDEKIQEIFNIDNAIEFIEKNISIGGKIDRAHISEIHKILVNKLTPPPRGEGSNYPGNFRQINVIIQKSKHIPPDQVHIQSYMDELVKFINQQADPQHDLLIAALSHHRMAWIHPFDNGNGRAVRMFTYAMLIKQGFQVKNGRILNPTAIFCMDRDKYYEMLSLADSGERIKTLQWCEYVLNGLKTEMEKIDRLLDKDYLVKSILLPSIQFSLEHENITHREFEILRGVINNKRMAVKSADIKKIIREKSAVQISRIIKKLKEKGMLMSLKESGRTYTISFSNNYLLRGVVNMLEKNDFIPKSLNKN